The following coding sequences lie in one Silene latifolia isolate original U9 population chromosome 5, ASM4854445v1, whole genome shotgun sequence genomic window:
- the LOC141656253 gene encoding uncharacterized protein LOC141656253 — translation MVRRVNSRTRRRKSGENGKNKAPRQENKQKKKKKNDLDTSYLADKTSSDDDDSMVSIPKKVINNEKAVVKRRKFSRDPRLGAAERIRESFREVIEDWDAPLEDGVCPDYSDLFDTPGIDMRKEDAEWEDYCKKKNFPKSGEEWFAKFDVNLKDLEENEEEYLTERDHTRASQALKFYNDKHSTNYVLEETLGSYSGEFDDGFWAHCNFRAKNTTAGRRPVSRLFFAELFGYLGEYEVDSCVTLDGPGRCRDVVHGCEICPKWVRHPVNEFKNGHPDEYTIC, via the exons ATGGTTCGCAGGGTTAACAGCAGAACCAGACGACGTAAATCCGGCGAGAATGGAAAGAACAAAGCTCCACGGCAAGAGAACaagcagaagaagaagaagaagaatgatcTCGACACAAG TTACCTGGCTGATAAGACGAGTTCAGATGATGATGATTCAATGGTCTCGATACCTAAAAAGGTAATCAACAATGAAAAAGCTGTGGTGAAAAGGAGGAAATTTAGCCGAGATCCAAGACTTGGCGCTGCTGAAAGGATTAGGGAGTCCTTTCGCGAAGTAAT TGAGGACTGGGATGCACCTTTAGAAGATGGAGTCTGTCCAGATTACAGTGACCTTTTCGATACTCCTGGTATTGATATGCGCAAAGAGGATGCTGAATGGGAGGATTACTGTAAGAAGAAAAATTTTCCCAAAAG TGGTGAAGAATGGTTTgcgaaatttgatgtaaatttgaaaGACCTTGAGGAGAATGAGGAGGAGTACCTTACTGAAAGAGATCATACTAGAGCATCACAAGCTCTGAAATTCTACAACGACAAACAT TCCACTAACTATGTGCTTGAGGAGACCCTTGGGAGCTACAGTGGTGAATTTGATGATGGATTTTGGGCCCACTGCAACTTTCGAGCTAAGAATACTACTGCTGGGCGCCGCCCTGTGTCTCGTCTCTTCTTTGCAGAGTTGTTTGGTTATCTGGGTGAATACGAGGTCGATTCTTGTGTTACCTTGGATGGCCCTGGCCGTT GTCGTGACGTTGTTCATGGCTGTGAAATATGTCCCAAATGGGTCCGCCATCCTGTCAATGAATTTAAGAACGGCCACCCTGACGAGTACACTATTTGTTGA
- the LOC141655754 gene encoding G-type lectin S-receptor-like serine/threonine-protein kinase LECRK3, with translation MAWPLSCILVLYLAIIFMQSSSISSQNTGKFSIGQSLIANSNGTAILSPSGDFAFGFHPFPTNNNTTTADNLFLLSIWYAKIPDTIVLEAGTEVDSRMSESNFTKGRFQLRLLDDGNLVLNTRDVTTDFAYDPYYVSNTNDSKVDLMSNITLSTKVYYQRATLNYNGVLTWYSYPRASTGDSGVDWSEIKSLPDNICTIGSNDLGSGACGYNSICVSMIINTCGVKSEYELIQLKNTNLMFGDYARLNTSSEEDCKNYCLNDCFCAAVIFGGSLVGRRGGLSPTEDRRWQLSVTWLKVGVGNASSDPNSLFIPPEVKYKSNALLKGLLGGSATVNFVVLTAVILIILFKHKRKQFQGYDEQQRESILEHNNVHRFTYKKLESHEMD, from the exons ATGGCTTGGCCTTTATCTTGTATCCTCGTCTTATACTTAGCAATAATCTTCATGCAATCTTCATCTATTTCTTCACAAAATACTGGCAAATTTTCGATAGGGCAATCCCTTATAGCCAACTCTAATGGGACTGCAATTCTCTCTCCGTCAGGCGATTTTGCCTTTGGCTTTCACCCGTTTCCTACCAACAATAACACTACTACTGCTGATAATCTCTTCTTACTTTCCATTTGGTATGCTAAGATACCTGATACAATT GTTTTGGAAGCAGGTACGGAGGTTGATTCTCGGATGTCAGAGTCTAATTTCACCAAAGGAAGGTTCCAGCTCCGCTTGCTTGATGATGGAAACCTCGTCCTTAATACTAGGGATGTAACTACCGATTTTGCCTATGATCCTTATTATGTTAGCAACACTAATGATTCCAAGGTTGATCTCATGAGTAATATTACCCTATCAACCAAGGTTTATTATCAGAGAGCAACACTGAATTATAACGGGGTGCTAACCTGGTATTCCTACCCAAGAGCTTCAACTGGAGACTCTGGAGTCGATTGGTCCGAGATTAAATCTTTACCTGATAATATATGTACGATAGGATCAAATGATTTAGGCAGTGGAGCTTGTGGCTATAACAGCATTTGCGTATCGATGATCATCAACACTT GTGGTGTGAAGAGTGAATACGAGTTGATCCAGCTTAAGAATACAAATTTGATGTTTGGAGATTACGCAAGGCTTAATACTTCCAGTGAGGAGGATTGTAAGAACTACTGTCTGAATGATTGCTTTTGTGCTGCTGTCATTTTCGGTGGTTCGCTTGTTGGAAGAAGAGGTGGCCTATCTCCAACGGAAGACAGGCGGTGGCAATTATCGGTGACTTGGCTTAAGGTAGGAGTCGGTAATGCTAGTAGCGATCCAAACAGTCTTTTCATTCCTCCTGAAGTAAAATATAAGAGTAATGCTCTACTCAAAGGCTTATTGGGTGGTTCCGCAACTGTCAATTTTGTTGTTTTAACCGCtgttattttaataattttgttCAAGCATAAAAGAAAACAATTCCAAGGATATGATGAACAACAGAGAGAATCTATTCTCGAGCACAATAATGTGCATAGGTTCACTTACAAGAAGCTTGAATCGCACGAGATGGATTGA